In a single window of the Neodiprion virginianus isolate iyNeoVirg1 chromosome 1, iyNeoVirg1.1, whole genome shotgun sequence genome:
- the LOC124297960 gene encoding transcription factor AP-1: protein MVRNSVQMEQTFYEESAIYAAANRADSGMGQLKRSLTLDLNGQRATQAKRPRLGPLPPALNNAAPVLSSPDLNMLKLGSPELEKLIIAQQNGLVTTMPTPTTQILFPKTVTEEQELYARGFVDALNELHHSDSSQEPGSIHGATYTNLEPPGSVQSTESLSQSLMMIKDEPQTVPSVSSSPPMSPIDMESQERIKLERKRQRNRVAASKCRRRKLERISRLEDKVKILKGENSELSAVVNRLKEHVCRLKEQVMDHVHSGCHIMPVSQF, encoded by the coding sequence ATGGTGCGTAACTCGGTGCAGATGGAGCAAACGTTTTACGAGGAGAGTGCGATATACGCGGCGGCTAATCGCGCGGACAGCGGAATGGGCCAGCTTAAACGGAGCCTGACTTTAGACCTGAACGGTCAGCGCGCGACGCAGGCGAAAAGGCCCAGACTCGGGCCCCTGCCACCTGCGCTGAACAACGCGGCGCCGGTGCTGAGCTCGCCGGACCTAAACATGCTGAAGCTGGGCTCGCCGGAGCTGGAGAAGCTGATAATAGCGCAACAGAACGGGCTCGTGACGACGATGCCGACGCCGACGACGCAGATACTGTTCCCGAAGACGGTTACGGAGGAACAGGAGCTCTACGCGAGGGGATTCGTCGACGCCCTGAACGAGCTCCACCACTCGGACAGCTCCCAGGAACCCGGCAGCATCCACGGGGCGACTTACACGAACCTCGAGCCGCCGGGTAGCGTCCAGAGCACGGAGTCGCTGAGCCAGAGTCTGATGATGATCAAGGACGAGCCGCAGACGGTGCCGTCGGTGTCGAGCTCGCCGCCGATGTCTCCGATCGACATGGAGAGCCAGGAGCGAATAAAGCTCGAGCGAAAGCGGCAACGGAACCGCGTGGCCGCCTCCAAGTGCCGAAGGCGCAAGCTCGAGCGGATATCGAGGCTCGAGGACAAGGTGAAGATACTCAAGGGCGAGAACAGCGAGCTGAGCGCAGTCGTAAACCGGCTCAAGGAGCACGTATGCCGCCTCAAGGAGCAGGTCATGGACCACGTGCACTCGGGCTGCCACATAATGCCCGTAAGCCAGTTCTGA
- the LOC124310297 gene encoding uncharacterized protein LOC124310297, with translation DSELRDELWFIEFGRGAALPLTPEEAPVDGEPIVPCAQGRIVIETARPAPPHFATCSTYRRRPRLLGANSVSSFGYTDGGKGAVPRGATLPQSPAARPEDLRVTPWYLDEPPGTPLANDHSAHPLLLMHHGDRDSGRGELSSTQNSSVEGEFPRPSGALQRKAYMDLRDAIALLDETCPNPDASEPSPRTPRTPLTPHPKSKRARSKSSDNSSNYSNERLSEKSMDPSRSQEREKKRPFLRKIGISKTEDRPFLAKFAPRIIGKPYLEKIGPSKAVERPFLEKIGSSKTIDKFTFNLPASKVHSSTSKNPPEEPVRSPAPRLVPRDARISFRKRSGKGQLQKMYSFETEDLNSFKGSMSPMKSPRDPLRGASLDDVLESGPSSLPPLDVTEEPNEFPEPEVKSQSVAELVKCRIMSSEEIISSSSCLSSPQEAVGWGNSPKRKKDAASRTPNSPTKRRISADSPEPPTKELAVLKPGESSPTKSRHPVFVQGSATLPKQKDSESSRRQRSEDILDKMQDTGRGNDRANFERRGISSDNLKLSREMFIAAAFDPPSRYQSQDICQRRKETGGSRRSEFPVSEKETSREAFKQLHSKFEAGDVSPSAMSCSVRSRLQLYQGERTENSTSNERSVEGEEEEAHGEEGRARMTGRTVRSVLRKQKSIDQQGDVQEGEARSLRKPKRRIFHEPSQETMDLLTELRRVKSLLKTPSIEKLDKAEEMQPHRFPKKVLLTDREFCLSIERENSLRRPNSNPEPEAEDLQPCTLPGPALFEKRCLSLDYADEEKLPRPETRAISLASARSPPSETETTNSLDFGLICDSKSYCSDVFNTPSDEVEACKEKTPEGIAEIDAFGDQSEAKPDRNHCAEVDIAIPIDQKASPRRRVQIQARTSDLYEIISPRSTPFRVKKRLSKISVEETMKQESFTIGKTAVDCRSIVVQKRNKCLPL, from the coding sequence GACAGCGAGTTGAGGGACGAGCTGTGGTTCATCGAGTTTGGTAGGGGTGCGGCGCTGCCGTTGACGCCCGAAGAGGCCCCGGTGGACGGAGAGCCGATCGTGCCCTGCGCACAGGGGAGAATCGTTATAGAAACAGCGCGGCCAGCGCCGCCCCATTTTGCGACCTGCTCGACGTACCGGAGGCGGCCGAGGCTGCTGGGGGCTAACAGCGTGTCGAGTTTCGGGTACACGGACGGGGGCAAGGGAGCCGTACCGAGGGGTGCTACCCTCCCTCAAAGTCCCGCAGCCCGTCCCGAGGACCTAAGAGTGACCCCCTGGTACCTGGACGAGCCGCCAGGCACGCCCCTGGCCAACGACCACAGCGCGCACCCTCTCCTCCTCATGCACCACGGGGACCGGGACTCGGGTCGGGGCGAGCTTTCCTCGACGCAGAACAGCAGCGTAGAAGGCGAGTTCCCGCGGCCCTCGGGAGCCCTGCAGCGGAAGGCCTACATGGACTTGAGGGACGCAATCGCGCTGCTCGACGAGACCTGCCCGAACCCGGATGCCTCCGAACCTTCGCCCAGGACTCCGAGGACCCCGCTGACCCCACATCCGAAGAGCAAGAGGGCCCGGTCGAAGAGCAGTGACAACTCGTCCAACTACAGCAACGAACGTCTCAGCGAAAAGTCGATGGATCCATCGCGGAGTCAGGAGCGAGAGAAGAAACGACCCTTCCTGAGGAAGATCGGGATATCGAAGACCGAGGACAGGCCGTTTTTGGCCAAGTTCGCGCCCAGGATCATCGGTAAACCTTATCTCGAGAAAATCGGGCCCAGCAAGGCGGTGGAGAGACCGTTTCTCGAGAAAATTGGATCCTCAAAGACCATTGACAAGTTCACCTTCAATCTTCCCGCGTCGAAGGTGCACTCCTCGACCTCTAAGAACCCGCCCGAGGAACCGGTCAGGTCGCCAGCGCCCAGGCTGGTCCCGAGGGACGCGAGGATCTCGTTCAGGAAGCGGTCCGGCAAGGGTCAGCTGCAGAAAATGTACTCCTTTGAGACCGAGGATCTGAACAGTTTCAAGGGTTCGATGAGCCCGATGAAAAGCCCGCGGGATCCGCTGCGAGGCGCCTCTCTCGACGACGTCCTCGAGTCGGGACCGAGCTCCCTGCCGCCGCTTGACGTCACCGAAGAGCCGAACGAATTCCCAGAACCGGAGGTCAAGTCGCAGAGCGTCGCGGAGCTGGTAAAGTGCCGGATAATGTCCAGCGAGGAGATCATCTCCTCGAGCTCGTGCCTCAGCTCGCCCCAGGAGGCCGTCGGCTGGGGCAACTCgccgaagagaaaaaaggacGCGGCTTCGCGGACCCCAAACTCACCGACGAAGCGGCGGATATCCGCGGACTCGCCGGAGCCACCGACGAAGGAACTGGCAGTCTTGAAGCCCGGCGAAAGCTCGCCGACCAAGTCCAGGCACCCCGTCTTCGTTCAAGGAAGCGCGACGCTTCCGAAGCAAAAGGACTCCGAGTCCTCGAGACGGCAGAGGTCCGAGGACATCTTGGACAAGATGCAGGATACCGGCCGAGGAAACGATCGCGCGAACTTTGAGCGCCGCGGCATATCCTCCGACAACCTTAAACTCTCGAGGGAGATGTTCATCGCTGCGGCCTTTGACCCACCGTCGCGGTACCAGAGCCAGGACATCTGCCAGCGGAGGAAGGAGACCGGGGGTAGCAGGAGATCGGAATTTCCCGTTTCGGAAAAGGAGACGTCGCGGGAAGCGTTCAAGCAGCTCCACAGCAAGTTCGAAGCTGGTGACGTATCGCCGTCGGCGATGAGCTGCTCCGTCAGGTCGAGGCTCCAGCTCTACCAGGGCGAAAGGACGGAGAACTCGACCTCGAACGAGCGCTCAGTCGAaggcgaggaggaggaggctcACGGTGAAGAGGGTAGAGCCAGGATGACCGGACGAACGGTGCGCTCGGTACTGAGGAAGCAAAAGAGCATCGACCAGCAGGGTGACGTTCAGGAGGGTGAAGCGAGATCGTTGCGCAAGCCGAAGCGGCGGATCTTCCACGAACCGAGCCAAGAGACGATGGACCTTCTGACCGAGCTGCGGAGGGTGAAAAGCCTCTTGAAGACACCGTCGATCGAGAAACTCGACAAGGCGGAGGAGATGCAGCCCCACAGATTCCCAAAGAAGGTCCTCCTTACCGACCGGGAGTTCTGCTTGTCCATCGAGCGCGAGAACAGCCTGAGGAGGCCCAACTCAAACCCGGAACCGGAAGCGGAGGATCTACAGCCCTGCACGCTTCCCGGACCCGCGCTCTTCGAGAAGAGGTGCTTGTCGCTGGATTACGCCGACGAGGAGAAGCTGCCGAGGCCGGAAACGCGAGCGATATCGCTCGCCTCGGCCAGGAGTCCACCGTCCGAGACGGAGACCACGAATTCTCTCGACTTTGGCCTGATATGCGACTCGAAGAGCTACTGCTCCGACGTCTTCAACACTCCGTCCGACGAGGTAGAGGCCTGCAAGGAGAAGACGCCAGAGGGGATCGCGGAGATCGACGCATTCGGCGATCAGAGTGAAGCGAAGCCTGACCGAAACCACTGCGCGGAAGTCGACATCGCCATTCCCATCGATCAGAAGGCCAGCCCCAGACGGAGGGTCCAGATTCAGGCGAGGACGAGCGACCTCTACGAGATCATTTCCCCCAGGTCCACGCCGTTCAGGGTCAAGAAAAGACTGAGCAAGATATCAGTCGAGGAAACGATGAAGCAGGAGAGTTTCACCATCGGGAAAACCGCCGTCGACTGCAGGTCAATCGTTGTGCAGAAGAGGAACAAGTGCTTACCGTTATAA